One genomic window of Sulfurovum lithotrophicum includes the following:
- a CDS encoding PKD domain-containing protein encodes MKYINRKTVIALISGAVVLGLSGCETEGISSDTQLVGSAKNIPPVAVAKVIPSEVTIGDTVTADGSESYDPDGTIVSYVWKIQDIIIGSGMTEDVSTEDLAAGTYTVTLVVTDNNGATATDNTQVTLVEPEGPTCLETAGFGTITLANGQEWLDRNLGANKVADDENDSDAIGDLYQWGRAADGHEKRDSETTMTKATTIESNSSDSWYGKFIIEDIGSEAKTVGTFPHASGYVQRAPDWVAYDVDNNGSLRYVGWKSTDKVSSTQVCPCGYVVPSAQDYMVLTRADTETLHFETVGGHRNYEDGSLSSPDEWAYWTRNPDYGSPDISLVFWGNGEGDMIAGLPREYGLEVRCINPATSKPYIPENEPPVAKAGDDHNISICETLILDGSESNDPDGTIVSYEWFVWSDGNMSHIDNGPTIQLPPSINRTNANEHTFTLRVTDNDGATSEDNITITVQAEDSDYDFSYIINDPAAQPTSPYLTVTPDNANIYEESEFHYWATTTTNSDSETPADPGNVTFDFSFPGNIEIAYLTARITTFHFSYSAGTAYLYTANGGDWNQLLYAETPAINGYNIQRYNDFLENARIGTKNLSIRAELHADGSSYQLTAQFLRWRDDETSFKLNICYEDTENGD; translated from the coding sequence ATGAAATATATCAATAGAAAAACAGTAATCGCACTCATATCTGGTGCTGTAGTACTTGGTTTGTCAGGATGTGAAACCGAAGGTATATCATCCGACACACAACTTGTCGGAAGTGCAAAAAATATACCTCCTGTAGCAGTTGCAAAAGTGATCCCAAGTGAAGTTACAATCGGAGATACCGTGACGGCAGATGGAAGTGAGAGTTATGATCCGGACGGGACAATCGTCTCTTATGTATGGAAAATACAGGATATTATCATCGGATCAGGAATGACTGAGGATGTTTCTACTGAGGATCTGGCTGCAGGGACCTATACGGTCACGCTTGTTGTAACGGACAATAACGGGGCAACCGCAACCGATAATACTCAAGTGACACTGGTTGAGCCTGAAGGTCCGACTTGTCTGGAAACAGCGGGGTTCGGAACGATTACTCTTGCAAATGGTCAGGAGTGGCTGGACAGAAACCTTGGAGCAAATAAAGTAGCGGATGATGAAAATGACAGTGACGCAATCGGCGATCTCTATCAGTGGGGTAGAGCTGCTGATGGTCATGAAAAGAGAGACTCAGAGACTACAATGACAAAAGCAACGACAATTGAGTCCAATAGCAGTGACAGCTGGTATGGTAAATTTATAATTGAAGATATAGGAAGTGAAGCAAAAACTGTAGGAACATTTCCACATGCATCTGGGTATGTACAGCGTGCTCCTGACTGGGTAGCATATGATGTTGACAATAACGGTTCTCTCAGATATGTAGGGTGGAAGAGTACAGATAAAGTTTCCTCTACACAGGTCTGTCCGTGTGGTTATGTGGTTCCATCGGCACAGGATTATATGGTACTGACGAGAGCAGATACTGAGACGCTGCACTTTGAAACAGTAGGAGGGCATAGAAATTATGAGGATGGTAGTTTGAGTAGTCCTGATGAATGGGCATACTGGACAAGAAATCCTGACTATGGATCTCCAGATATAAGTCTTGTATTCTGGGGTAATGGTGAAGGGGATATGATCGCAGGACTGCCAAGAGAATATGGTCTTGAAGTACGCTGTATCAACCCGGCGACGAGTAAGCCGTATATTCCTGAAAATGAACCTCCCGTAGCTAAGGCTGGTGATGATCACAACATAAGTATTTGTGAGACATTAATATTGGATGGATCAGAAAGTAACGATCCTGATGGAACAATTGTCAGTTATGAATGGTTTGTTTGGTCTGATGGAAATATGTCTCATATTGATAATGGACCAACTATTCAACTTCCGCCATCAATTAATCGAACAAACGCGAATGAGCATACATTCACTTTAAGGGTTACAGATAATGATGGAGCAACATCCGAAGACAATATAACAATAACTGTCCAGGCTGAAGATTCTGATTATGATTTTTCATATATTATAAATGATCCAGCTGCGCAGCCAACAAGTCCATATCTGACCGTTACCCCTGATAATGCTAATATATATGAAGAATCAGAATTTCATTATTGGGCTACAACAACAACCAATAGTGATTCGGAGACACCTGCTGATCCTGGAAATGTCACATTTGATTTTTCTTTTCCAGGAAACATAGAAATTGCTTATCTCACAGCCAGAATCACAACATTCCATTTTAGTTATAGTGCGGGAACAGCCTATCTTTATACTGCAAATGGAGGTGATTGGAACCAGCTTCTTTATGCTGAAACGCCTGCTATTAATGGCTATAATATTCAAAGATATAATGACTTTTTAGAAAATGCCCGTATAGGAACAAAAAACCTGTCTATACGTGCAGAATTACATGCAGATGGCAGTTCTTATCAATTAACAGCTCAATTTTTGCGATGGAGGGATGATGAAACGTCGTTTAAACTCAATATTTGTTATGAAGATACAGAAAATGGAGATTGA
- a CDS encoding beta-N-acetylhexosaminidase, whose protein sequence is MNTPLKQFTRYPLTLWVFIIIPFFLFAGNDIDVIIPKPQKLIKSSGTFQLNRETRYLSNTVFANNAISYLQDHLKRNSGYTLQKARRGSKNTIRFRYDSQKIKKAEAYRLRIDKEQVSIEARDKAGFFYAVISMMQLINPAIWRNANGKKIRQWQIPSCTIKDYPRYRWRGMMLDVSRNFFSKTYVKKFIDRMAQQKLNRFHWHLTDDEGWRIEIKKYPLLTKVGAKRGPGTKLPFSTFPAMRGPKNRIQSGHYTQNDIREIVTYARARSIEILPEIDMPGHSKAAIAAYPKLLQDPKDKSRYLSVQRVSNNTINPGMESTYIFLDNVIAEVSRLFPFGYIHLGGDEVPKGAWSRSPAVKKLMKKKKLKSTREVQNYFFTQMDSILAKHGKKMIAWQEVLSEKPELRQDDIFMAWKSPKSGYRAIKKKRNVIMAPVQYLYFDQQYIRNRKEPGHTWSTPVSTQKAYSFKPGSSRYLKGIQACLWSETLLNEKIADYLAWPRSFALSEVAWTEQKRRNWKDFRKRVKNRGLKRLQIQNIHYRP, encoded by the coding sequence GTGAACACCCCGCTAAAACAATTCACACGATACCCCCTGACTTTATGGGTATTCATAATCATACCCTTCTTTCTTTTTGCCGGGAACGACATTGATGTCATCATCCCCAAACCACAGAAGCTCATCAAAAGCAGCGGTACATTCCAACTGAACAGAGAGACCCGTTACCTCTCCAACACAGTATTTGCAAACAATGCCATCAGCTACCTGCAAGATCATCTGAAACGGAATTCGGGGTATACACTGCAAAAAGCCCGTCGTGGTTCGAAAAACACCATCCGCTTTCGCTATGATTCACAAAAGATCAAAAAGGCCGAAGCCTACAGACTAAGAATAGACAAAGAGCAGGTCAGTATCGAAGCAAGGGACAAAGCCGGTTTTTTCTATGCAGTCATCAGTATGATGCAGCTGATCAATCCGGCTATATGGCGTAATGCAAACGGCAAAAAGATCAGGCAGTGGCAAATCCCCTCCTGTACTATCAAGGACTACCCTCGTTACAGATGGCGAGGGATGATGCTCGATGTCTCGCGTAACTTCTTCTCCAAAACCTATGTCAAAAAATTCATTGACCGTATGGCACAGCAGAAACTCAACCGCTTCCACTGGCATCTGACCGATGACGAGGGGTGGCGTATCGAGATAAAAAAGTATCCGCTGCTCACGAAGGTAGGTGCAAAACGCGGACCGGGGACCAAACTGCCCTTCTCCACTTTTCCAGCCATGCGCGGGCCTAAGAACAGGATACAGTCAGGGCATTACACCCAAAATGACATCAGAGAGATCGTTACCTATGCCAGAGCCCGTTCTATCGAGATACTGCCGGAGATAGACATGCCCGGCCACAGCAAAGCGGCCATCGCAGCCTATCCCAAACTATTACAGGACCCCAAAGACAAAAGCCGTTACCTCTCCGTACAGAGGGTTAGCAACAATACGATCAACCCTGGAATGGAAAGCACCTACATCTTTCTGGACAATGTTATTGCCGAGGTCAGCAGGCTCTTCCCCTTCGGATACATCCATCTGGGGGGTGACGAAGTTCCAAAAGGAGCATGGAGCAGATCTCCTGCCGTAAAGAAGTTGATGAAGAAAAAAAAGTTAAAAAGTACTAGAGAGGTACAGAACTATTTCTTTACTCAAATGGACAGTATACTTGCCAAACACGGTAAAAAGATGATCGCATGGCAGGAGGTTCTTTCAGAAAAACCAGAACTGAGACAGGATGATATCTTCATGGCATGGAAAAGCCCCAAATCAGGCTATAGGGCCATAAAGAAAAAACGTAATGTCATCATGGCACCGGTACAGTACCTCTATTTCGACCAGCAGTACATACGGAACAGAAAAGAACCGGGGCATACCTGGTCCACCCCTGTCAGCACCCAAAAAGCATACAGTTTCAAGCCCGGAAGCTCCCGCTATCTCAAAGGTATACAGGCCTGTCTGTGGTCGGAAACACTGCTTAATGAAAAGATAGCCGACTACCTGGCATGGCCAAGGAGCTTCGCTCTCTCGGAAGTGGCATGGACGGAACAGAAGAGGCGGAATTGGAAAGACTTTCGGAAACGTGTTAAAAATAGAGGCCTTAAGAGGTTACAGATCCAGAATATCCATTACAGACCATAA
- a CDS encoding intermembrane transport protein PqiB produces the protein MSEQLPQVEESTKFNFFTSIWIVPFIALIIAGWLAYQYYSELGPEIKIIFPNNEGLKAGQSQIRYKDVPVGTVTKITLQENGEGVAVIARIDKVAEPYLNEDAKFWIVKPELGFSGISGLETIVSGNYIGLASQKGGALKTTFVGLEHAYRSDRNGEYFVLRTARGESSVKAGTPIYLKNIKVGRVEYVMLGLDDVFVDVIVFIDKAYVSYVHTDSKFWVRSTLDAELANGTLDVTVAPVTDLLQGAIEFSTTGKDANRTVPDTFAFLLHKNRSSVNTKKLGHEKKEIGFFLLHTEDSIASLKIGSPVKYDGFRIGTVSEITLSYDKKTHKMNGTVLTEIDTSVFDDLSDANDTGKANLYHAVEEGLRARIDTIDPITGRLYVNLLFTDNDGNKSIEKTGNYALIPTVRSVNGDMMAGLSKIMDKINRLPIEELVASLNKVVKESEKPVANANVVLEELKKTVKNLNALTSKKTFASMPDEIDKALKELTRTLKTTKKVVKGYGSNSLLSRQLTETLKVVSQTSREMQEFLKMLNRKPNSLIFGDK, from the coding sequence ATGTCAGAACAGTTACCGCAGGTAGAGGAGTCTACCAAGTTTAATTTTTTCACCTCTATCTGGATCGTTCCTTTCATTGCGCTCATTATCGCAGGATGGCTGGCATACCAGTACTACTCTGAGCTGGGGCCGGAGATCAAAATCATCTTTCCCAACAATGAAGGGCTTAAAGCAGGCCAAAGCCAGATACGGTACAAGGATGTGCCAGTAGGTACGGTCACGAAGATCACACTGCAAGAGAATGGAGAAGGGGTTGCTGTGATCGCCCGCATAGACAAGGTGGCCGAGCCCTATCTGAATGAAGATGCCAAATTCTGGATCGTTAAACCTGAACTCGGTTTTTCCGGTATATCAGGACTCGAGACGATCGTTTCCGGTAACTATATCGGTCTGGCTTCCCAAAAAGGAGGTGCGTTGAAAACAACGTTCGTCGGACTTGAACATGCCTACCGGAGTGACAGGAACGGTGAGTATTTCGTGCTGAGGACAGCACGGGGGGAGAGTTCGGTTAAAGCAGGCACGCCGATCTACCTGAAGAACATCAAAGTAGGACGTGTCGAATATGTGATGCTGGGGCTTGATGATGTTTTTGTAGATGTGATCGTCTTCATCGACAAGGCGTATGTGTCCTATGTGCATACCGATTCGAAATTCTGGGTAAGAAGTACGCTGGATGCCGAACTGGCAAACGGTACGCTCGATGTGACAGTCGCTCCCGTGACGGATCTCCTTCAGGGAGCCATAGAGTTCTCTACGACAGGGAAGGATGCCAACCGTACTGTACCGGACACATTTGCATTTCTCCTGCACAAGAACAGAAGTTCTGTCAATACCAAAAAACTGGGTCATGAAAAAAAAGAGATCGGCTTCTTCTTGCTTCATACGGAAGATTCCATCGCCAGTCTGAAAATAGGCTCACCTGTAAAGTATGACGGTTTCAGGATCGGTACTGTTTCGGAAATTACGCTCTCTTACGACAAAAAGACGCACAAAATGAACGGTACGGTGCTCACCGAGATAGACACCTCCGTTTTCGACGACCTTTCCGATGCGAACGATACAGGGAAAGCAAATCTCTATCATGCGGTAGAGGAGGGGCTGCGCGCACGTATCGACACTATAGACCCCATTACGGGAAGGCTCTATGTCAATCTTCTTTTTACAGATAACGACGGGAACAAAAGCATAGAAAAAACAGGAAACTATGCCCTTATCCCAACCGTGCGATCCGTGAATGGTGATATGATGGCCGGACTCTCGAAGATCATGGACAAGATCAACAGGTTGCCCATCGAAGAACTTGTTGCTTCGCTGAACAAGGTGGTTAAAGAGAGCGAGAAGCCGGTTGCCAACGCCAATGTAGTACTTGAAGAGTTGAAAAAGACAGTGAAGAACCTTAATGCACTTACCAGCAAGAAAACTTTCGCTTCTATGCCAGATGAGATTGATAAGGCACTTAAAGAATTAACACGTACGCTGAAGACAACGAAAAAGGTCGTCAAGGGTTATGGGAGCAATTCTCTGCTCAGCCGTCAGCTTACAGAGACACTGAAGGTTGTTTCACAAACTTCCAGAGAGATGCAGGAGTTCCTCAAGATGCTTAACCGTAAACCAAATTCACTCATTTTCGGAGATAAATAA
- a CDS encoding exo-beta-N-acetylmuramidase NamZ family protein, giving the protein MGIVKKTVQIMGIYLLFSAVLFAGKITPAAERPELYLPLLKGKSIALVVNHASLIGRIHLVDYLLKHGIKIKKIFAPEHGFRGTADAGAHLGNSRDPRTGLPIISLYGKHKKPTKKDLKGIDLILFDIQDAGVRFYTYLSTLHYVMEAGAEQRIPVMVLDRPNPNGHYVDGPVLKKRYRSFVGLDPVPVVYGMTIGEYAKMLNGERWLKHGVQAKLTVIPLKNYTHDSFYSLPVKPSPNLPNDRAIMLYPSLAFFEGTVISAGRGTAKPFQLYGAPKYRVKKFSFIPKSRPGARYPKYKGKRCYGIDLSRVDIEKERRRKQLNLSYLRDAYVNYSDKKHFFLGNSFFNRLAGTDQLRKQIISGASEASIRKSWGKDLRKFRKIRTKYLLYP; this is encoded by the coding sequence ATGGGTATTGTAAAAAAAACTGTACAGATTATGGGGATATACCTCCTTTTTTCAGCTGTACTTTTTGCAGGGAAGATCACACCGGCGGCTGAGCGTCCCGAATTGTATCTGCCGCTTTTAAAAGGGAAGAGCATCGCACTGGTGGTCAACCACGCCTCTCTGATCGGCAGAATACATCTAGTGGATTATTTGTTGAAACACGGCATTAAAATCAAAAAGATCTTTGCGCCGGAGCATGGTTTTCGCGGAACGGCAGATGCAGGTGCGCATCTCGGGAACAGCCGTGACCCCAGGACCGGTCTCCCCATCATCTCTTTGTATGGCAAACATAAAAAGCCTACAAAAAAGGACTTGAAAGGGATCGATCTGATCCTCTTCGATATCCAGGATGCGGGTGTACGGTTCTACACATACCTCTCAACCCTGCATTATGTCATGGAAGCGGGAGCAGAGCAGCGCATTCCGGTCATGGTCCTGGACAGACCCAACCCCAACGGGCATTATGTAGACGGCCCGGTACTGAAGAAGCGGTATCGCAGCTTTGTCGGTCTTGACCCCGTACCGGTCGTGTACGGTATGACCATCGGGGAGTATGCCAAAATGCTCAATGGGGAAAGATGGCTGAAGCATGGTGTACAGGCGAAGCTGACTGTCATACCACTGAAAAACTATACGCATGATTCTTTCTATTCCCTGCCGGTCAAGCCTTCTCCCAATTTGCCAAATGACAGGGCAATTATGCTGTATCCGTCACTGGCTTTTTTTGAGGGGACAGTCATTTCAGCAGGAAGAGGTACTGCCAAGCCTTTCCAGCTCTACGGTGCACCAAAATACAGGGTTAAAAAGTTCTCTTTTATTCCAAAGTCGAGACCGGGGGCCAGATATCCAAAATACAAAGGAAAACGGTGTTACGGGATTGATCTAAGCAGAGTAGATATTGAAAAAGAACGTCGTAGAAAGCAGCTGAACCTCTCTTATCTGAGGGATGCCTATGTCAATTACTCCGACAAAAAGCATTTTTTCCTCGGGAACAGTTTTTTCAACAGGCTGGCAGGAACGGATCAGTTACGAAAACAGATCATTTCCGGAGCTTCCGAGGCATCGATACGAAAAAGCTGGGGGAAAGATCTTAGGAAGTTCAGAAAGATACGTACAAAATATCTTCTCTATCCGTAA
- a CDS encoding porin family protein, translating to MKKSVLSFVAILSLGGMAYAGGDVAPVEEVVPVQVIVDEGAFYIGLGMGAAYINDDQTEEEISSTTVMFQAGYQYNRYVAFEGRAWLGFNTDYDPGLTTNTGGEYDNDISSWGIYVKPMYPVTEVFDVYALLGYGGVQLGNLESGDAYESGFQWGLGAQYEVMENVLIFADYVRLYDGTGFDYRAQLEDVDAEDWTVGVSYRF from the coding sequence ATGAAGAAAAGTGTTCTTTCTTTTGTGGCCATTCTGTCACTGGGCGGAATGGCTTATGCTGGGGGCGATGTCGCTCCTGTGGAAGAAGTGGTACCGGTACAGGTTATTGTAGATGAGGGTGCCTTCTATATCGGTCTCGGTATGGGTGCTGCCTATATCAATGATGACCAGACCGAAGAAGAGATAAGCTCCACAACGGTTATGTTCCAGGCAGGATATCAGTATAACAGGTATGTAGCATTCGAAGGACGTGCATGGCTGGGGTTCAATACGGACTATGACCCGGGCCTGACAACCAATACAGGCGGAGAGTACGATAACGATATCTCAAGCTGGGGGATCTACGTCAAACCGATGTACCCTGTCACTGAAGTCTTTGATGTCTATGCATTGCTTGGATACGGTGGTGTACAGCTGGGGAACCTCGAGAGCGGAGATGCATACGAAAGCGGGTTCCAGTGGGGACTTGGTGCCCAGTATGAAGTGATGGAGAATGTGCTGATCTTCGCTGATTATGTCAGACTGTACGACGGTACAGGGTTCGACTACAGAGCACAGCTTGAAGATGTGGATGCCGAAGACTGGACAGTTGGTGTCTCTTATAGATTTTAA
- a CDS encoding paraquat-inducible protein A gives MKIENEDALDELVLCPQCHTLHREVPIKDGSKACCSECGSVMYRYDSRLAEHGLALSITALIFFFVANFFPLVKIELLGSEQFITIPKTIMSLFDNGFFIVGMLCVFLIFIFPVMIFVLYLLVFLLLKLGIGEQLSKELLVLLSHLKPWSMSDIFLVSILVALVKLIGYAQIHMGIAFWALIVFVLLDIYITRSIHIAEIWMLRKRVFLKENSMGNTL, from the coding sequence ATGAAAATTGAAAATGAAGATGCTCTTGACGAACTTGTCCTCTGTCCACAGTGTCATACGCTTCATCGGGAAGTCCCTATTAAAGACGGTTCTAAAGCCTGCTGTTCGGAATGCGGCAGTGTTATGTACCGCTATGACAGCCGTCTGGCAGAACATGGACTGGCTCTGAGTATCACGGCACTCATCTTCTTTTTCGTCGCCAACTTCTTCCCCCTGGTCAAGATAGAACTGCTTGGAAGCGAACAGTTCATTACGATCCCCAAGACGATCATGAGCCTGTTCGATAACGGCTTTTTCATTGTAGGGATGCTGTGTGTTTTTTTGATCTTCATTTTTCCTGTAATGATCTTTGTGCTTTATCTGCTTGTGTTCCTCTTGTTAAAGCTGGGCATAGGCGAACAGTTGAGCAAAGAGCTGCTGGTACTGCTCTCTCATCTGAAACCCTGGAGTATGAGCGATATCTTTCTTGTGAGTATTCTGGTAGCACTGGTCAAACTGATCGGGTATGCACAGATACATATGGGGATCGCTTTCTGGGCGCTGATCGTCTTTGTCCTGCTCGATATTTATATTACACGGAGTATCCATATTGCCGAAATATGGATGTTGCGTAAAAGAGTCTTTTTGAAAGAGAATTCAATGGGGAATACGTTATGA
- a CDS encoding PqiC family protein, producing the protein MFRTKTISTLLLLLTLGGCGTSSYYILSTAPQPATTYKSFNGVIGVEKVTVPKYLFKREIAVAKSNSQVSFLGGASWAEDIDEGLTQRLISYLQKKFKQPEVYGYPWGVGSQPKIRVKVQLSRFIAQGNRVYLDASIQLENLRTGKRKARLFSTSVPSGSQASSIVDAMDKAFDQLEEQVALGIKLF; encoded by the coding sequence ATGTTTAGAACAAAGACCATTTCAACACTGTTACTGCTGCTGACTCTGGGAGGCTGCGGTACTTCCAGCTACTACATCCTCTCCACGGCACCACAGCCCGCCACGACATATAAGTCTTTCAACGGTGTCATCGGTGTAGAGAAGGTCACTGTGCCGAAATATCTCTTCAAAAGGGAGATAGCGGTAGCCAAGTCAAACAGCCAGGTCTCTTTTCTGGGCGGTGCAAGCTGGGCGGAAGATATCGATGAGGGGCTGACACAGAGGCTTATCAGCTATTTGCAGAAGAAGTTCAAGCAGCCAGAAGTCTATGGCTATCCATGGGGTGTCGGTTCCCAGCCGAAAATCAGAGTCAAAGTACAGCTCTCACGTTTCATTGCGCAGGGCAACAGGGTTTACCTTGATGCTTCCATCCAGCTTGAAAACCTGAGAACAGGAAAACGAAAGGCCAGACTCTTCAGTACAAGCGTACCTTCGGGAAGCCAAGCTTCAAGTATTGTAGATGCTATGGACAAAGCATTCGATCAGCTTGAAGAGCAGGTGGCACTTGGTATCAAGTTGTTCTAA
- a CDS encoding diacylglycerol kinase family protein has product MPANTKGTMKILSIGKTLSHEDLAITSVSSSSLPEIHNIQTYDYVIINGGDGTIRRVLNQLHNLSRMPTFILNPTGSFNVVAKIHRAPKIGSVLDSLAKGERPKTQKHHLFKMNDELFLFSAGNMGDLQHIFLSETLRFGWLKHGIAKYILAVIFLFPVHVIMTPFMLMSSTRFFIFTPLRFIKKFGSFYGEVHEVDLDLDNDYNMIELDGDIVNVKGRHLRIRQAGNVRVVTKQ; this is encoded by the coding sequence ATGCCAGCAAATACAAAGGGAACGATGAAGATACTCTCCATAGGAAAAACGCTTTCACATGAAGATCTCGCTATCACCTCTGTTTCCTCATCTTCTCTTCCTGAAATTCACAATATCCAAACCTATGACTATGTCATTATCAATGGCGGTGACGGGACCATCAGGCGTGTTCTTAACCAGCTTCACAACCTCAGCAGGATGCCAACCTTTATTCTCAATCCCACGGGTTCATTCAACGTCGTAGCCAAGATACACCGTGCACCAAAGATAGGTTCCGTCCTCGACAGCCTTGCAAAAGGTGAAAGACCCAAAACCCAAAAACACCACCTTTTTAAAATGAATGACGAGCTTTTCCTCTTTTCTGCCGGGAATATGGGAGACCTTCAACACATCTTTCTCTCGGAAACTCTTCGTTTCGGGTGGCTCAAACATGGCATAGCCAAATACATCCTTGCTGTAATCTTCCTCTTTCCCGTACATGTCATCATGACACCTTTTATGCTGATGAGCAGTACACGGTTCTTCATCTTCACGCCCCTGCGTTTCATCAAAAAGTTCGGAAGTTTCTACGGTGAGGTCCATGAGGTCGACCTCGACCTCGACAACGACTACAATATGATAGAACTCGACGGGGACATCGTCAATGTCAAAGGGCGGCATCTGCGCATCAGACAGGCAGGGAATGTACGGGTGGTGACGAAACAGTGA
- a CDS encoding paraquat-inducible protein A — protein MMEVKEEDLLRCPTCEAVNIKKGERNICRRCGSHIYRHRRYKTEKSWAYLITAMIAYIPANLYPMLITSQFGNQEGSTIIGGVILLWEHGSYPIAAIIFFASIMIPIVKFLVLIYLLISVKYPIGKDSKVNKHKLYFMTEAIGPWSMIDVFVVAILMALIHLANIEIIAGTAATAFALSVFFTLLAAHAFDESLIQDNKTLHTMREKK, from the coding sequence ATGATGGAGGTCAAAGAGGAGGATCTGCTACGCTGTCCGACCTGTGAAGCGGTCAATATCAAGAAGGGAGAAAGAAACATCTGCAGGCGCTGCGGTTCCCACATTTATAGGCACAGACGCTACAAAACGGAGAAGAGCTGGGCTTATCTTATTACGGCGATGATCGCCTATATTCCGGCAAACCTCTACCCCATGCTGATCACTTCGCAGTTTGGCAATCAGGAGGGCAGTACGATCATCGGTGGGGTCATCCTTTTGTGGGAGCATGGCTCTTACCCCATAGCCGCAATCATCTTCTTTGCTTCCATTATGATACCCATTGTGAAGTTTCTTGTCTTGATTTATCTCTTAATTAGTGTAAAATACCCCATAGGAAAAGACAGCAAAGTGAATAAGCATAAACTTTATTTTATGACAGAGGCGATCGGTCCCTGGTCGATGATAGATGTTTTCGTCGTGGCGATACTGATGGCACTGATCCACCTTGCGAACATAGAGATCATTGCGGGAACGGCTGCTACCGCCTTTGCACTTTCAGTATTTTTTACTCTGCTGGCAGCACATGCCTTCGATGAAAGCCTGATCCAGGATAATAAAACACTACATACCATGAGGGAGAAGAAATAG